A single Vespa crabro chromosome 21, iyVesCrab1.2, whole genome shotgun sequence DNA region contains:
- the LOC124431481 gene encoding calpain-D-like isoform X2, translating to MIHAKSVDKNSSVTNVLKKRPRYGSWCGSISDREPLKRSTSVPSLVTRWTCIRCLLDNSCSSTLVCAACDASFSIAQLDERQIGARKGKKLNQCKAKQEPKVELLKNAVFGHLTKNLNAGYSITYTPSNAKRVYNKGMAQLTSISRSERGRNVREEWTLPTLETMDPTSLPYSDNAETSQRSPKRHSPSMYERVKSKVSRSLSNGSVVQKLSELVIQRPTSLVVSEAHQDDALWSCDNCTLDNAPGLEQCEACEAPRSPAPCSGVVISVPAWETRALSSAGPLSYRRSFSDVNSITNVTQRKTINRRSLNDEEPPAVPPHSIGFTSKPKYSYIGISEPDVPPPLPKKQSSKLGLLATKAHSEATSPVSDVASVSPLKRMWTCQKCSYAYNPLWSVACDICGSPRSPPSLTQPSLITVTKDGASCPMRVQSPIIVSRDSVRYIPPKSATLATAESDLDDQLDPPPSPVWTCKKCTLLNAVSRTTCEACGGSKLKSIMHLEDATLRKGESWVCPSCTLRNPLSAQTCNACKTLADFLEVPKDNRIQGQRSPSPRLCHPANSKVVAQKYRNSVRRNGSSIADKRHSRSKDPSHTQWQCKLCTYENKSTNRTCEMCQSSKTLSEASGDRPRLIEAGTSTLTMQRQESVVMENLRQLEEREALEKWERIVRYCKETNEPFVDDSFPPAPKSLYYNPADTKDNHVVQWRRPHQINVDSSVDSKLPWAVFRTPLPSDISQGVLGNCWLLSALAVLAESDELVRRVLVMRETCPEGAYQVRLCKDGKWTTVLVDDLLPCDKRGHLVYSQAKRKQLWVPLIEKAVAKIHGCYEALVSGRAIEGLATLTGAPCESVPLQPSALPSEDELDKDLIWAQLLSSRQAMFLMGASCGGGNMKVDEEEYQRKGLRPRHAYSVLDVRDVQGIRLLRLRNPWGHYSWKGDWSDDSPIWTPQLREMLMPHGASDGVFWISFDDVLKYFDCIDICKTRVGWSEVRLRGTLPPLSSLRHLSCVLLTVLEPTETEFTLFQEGQRNSEKSQRSQLDLCVVVFRTRSPAAPEVGRLVEHSKRQVRGFVGCHKMLERDLYIVVCLAFNHWHTGMEDTSSYPEYVLAIHSSKRLLVEQISPPAFVLADAIISLTLAKGQRHEGREGMTAYYLTKGWAGLVVMVENRHVNKWIHVKCDCHESYNVVSTRGQLRTADSVPPLHRQVIIVLTQLEGSGGFSIAHRLTHRLANSGNLHDWGPPDTQHHPQIDTQVEGLHSPRLIT from the exons ATGATCCATGCGAAAAG CGTTGATAAGAATTCATCTGTAACCAATGTTCTTAAGAAGAGACCACGTTATGGTTCGTGGTGTGGGAGTATCTCTGACAGAGAGCCACTTAAACGATCCACTTCTGTACCTTCCTTAGTGACACGGTGGACCTGCATTCGTTGTTTATTGGATAATAGTTGTAGCTCCACATTGGTTTGTGCAGCCTGCGATGCCAGTTTTTCTATAGCCCAGCTCGATGAAAGACAGATAGGAGCGAGGAAGGGGAAGAAACTTAATCAATGTAAAGCCAAACAAGAACCTAAAGTAGAGTTGTTAAAAAATGCAGTATTTGGACATCTGACCAAAAATTTGAATGCTGGTTATAGTATAACATATACTCCATCTAATGCCAAAAGAGTTTATAACAAAG GTATGGCACAATTGACAAGTATAAGTCGcagtgaaagaggaagaaacgtTCGCGAGGAGTGGACATTACCTACGCTCGAAACAATGGATCCAACGTCGCTTCCCTACTCAGATAATGCGGAAACTTCTCAACGTTCTCCTAAGCGTCACAGTCCTTCTATGTATGAAAGAGTTAAATCCAAAGTGAGTCGTTCTTTATCTAATGGCTCCGTCGTACAAAAGCTCTCTGAACTCGTCATTCAAAGACCCACCAGCTTAGTAGTGTCTGAAGCCCATCAGGATGATGCCTTGTGGAGTTGCGATAATTGTACGCTCGATAATGCACCGGGATTGGAGCAATGTGAAGCGTGCGAAGCACCTAGAAGCCCAGCACCATGCAGTGGTGTTGTTATCAGTGTTCCTGCTTGGGAAACACGTGCACTGTCCTCGGCAGGTCCATTGTCTTATAGACGATCTTTCTCTGATGTCAATTCTATTACAAATGTGACTCAAAGGAAGACAATAAATCGTAGGAGTCTAAACGACGAAGAACCACCAGCGGTACCTCCACATTCCATTGGTTTCACCTCAAAACCAAAGTATTCATATATAGGTATCAGCGAGCCTGATGTTCCACCACCATTGCCAAAGAAGCAAAGCAGCAAATTAGGTTTACTAGCCACCAAGGCACATAGCGAAGCTACCAGCCCTGTTAGTGATGTAGCCAGTGTGAGTCCTTTAAAACGTATGTGGACGTGTCAAAAGTGTTCTTATGCCTACAATCCTCTGTGGTCTGTGGCTTGCGATATTTGTGGTTCCCCTAGATCACCACCTTCTCTCACACAACCTAGTTTAATAACTGTGACGAAGGATGGAGCTAGTTGTCCTATGCGAGTGCAGTCTCCCATTATAGTGTCACGAGACAGTGTCAGATATATCCCACCAAAATCGGCTACCTTGGCTACGGCAGAGTCTGATTTGGACGATCAATTggatcctcctccttctccggTTTGGACTTGTAAGAAGTGTACATTACTTAATGCTGTTTCGCGAACTACGTGCGAAGCATGTGGTGGCTCCAAACTTAAAAGCATAATGCACTTAGAGGATGCTACATTAAGAAAAGGGGAGAGTTGGGTATGCCCCTCGTGTACATTAAGGAATCCGCTGTCAGCACAAACTTGTAATGCCTGTAAAACGTTAGCAGACTTTTTAGAAGTGCCCAAGGACAATAGAATTCAAGGACAAAGAAGTCCAAGTCCAAGACTTTGTCACCCAGCAAATTCAAAAGTTGTTGCccaaaaatatagaaattccGTACGAAGAAACGGTTCTTCGATAGCTGACAAAAGACATTCACGATCTAAAGATCCAAGTCATACTCAA TGGCAATGTAAGTTGTGTACTTATGAAAATAAGAGTACAAACAGAACTTGCGAGATGTGCCAAAGCTCGAAGACCTTATCCGAAGCATCGGGGGATAGACCAAGACTTATCGAAGCTGGTACTAGTACACTTACGATGCAACGTCAGGAAAGTGTGGTAATGGAAAATTTAAGACAATTGGAGGAAAGAGAAGCATTAGAAAAATGGGAGCGTATAGTACGTTATTGTAAAGAG acGAACGAGCCCTTTGTCGACGATTCATTTCCACCAGCTCCAAAATCTTTGTACTATAATCCCGCGGATACGAAAGATAATCACGTAGTTCAATGGAGAAGACCTCATCAAATTAATGTTGACTCGAGCGTCGACTCTAAACTGCCATGGGCCGTTTTTAGAACACCGTTGCCCTCAGATATTTCGCAAGGAGTCTTAGGAAATTGCTGGTTACTTTCAGCTTTGGCCGTATTGGCGGAAAGCGACGAACTCGTAAGAAGGGTTCTCGTGATGAGAGAAACGTGTCCTGAAGGGGCTTATCAAGTTAGACTTTGTAAAGATGGAAAATGGACAACGGTATTGGTCGATGATCTCTTGCCTTGTGACAAAAGAGGTCACTTAGTATATTCACaggcaaaaagaaaacaacttTGGGTACCGTTAATCGAAAAGGCCGTTGCTAAAATTCATGGTTGTTACGAAGCTTTAGTATCGGGCAGAGCTATAGAAGGTTTGGCTACGTTAACCGGTGCACCATGCGAAAGTGTACCTTTGCAACCTTCGGCATTACCAAGTGAAGATGAACTTGATAAGGATCTAATTTGGGCACAACTTTTGTCATCGAGACAAGCTATGTTTTTGATGGGTGCTAGCTGTGGCGGTGGTAATATGAAAGTCGACGAAGAAGAGTATCAAAGAAAAGGTTTAAGGCCAAG GCACGCTTATTCCGTACTTGATGTACGTGACGTTCAG GGAATACGTTTGTTAAGATTACGAAACCCCTGGGGTCATTACAGCTGGAAAGGAGATTGGTCAGACGACAGTCCTATATGGACTCCGCAATTGCGAGAAATGTTAATGCCACACGGTGCTTCGGACGGTGTGTTTTGGATTTCCTTTGACGacgttttaaaatatttcgattgcATAGATATATGCAAAACTAGAGTTGGTTGGAGCGAAGTTAGATTACGTGGTACGCTACCGCCTTTATCATCTCTCAGGCATTTATCGTGCGTATTGTTAACAGTATTAGAACCAACTGAGACTGAATTCACATTATTCCAAGAGGGTCAAAG GAATTCTGAAAAGTCACAACGTTCTCAGTTAGATCTATGTGTGGTTGTATTTCGCACGCGATCACCAGCGGCACCAGAAGTGGGGAGATTGGTAGAGCATAGTAAGCGGCAGGTACGAGGATTCGTTGGATGTCACAAAATGTTAGAAAGGGACTTGTATATAGTCGTATGTTTGGCATTTAATCATTGGCATACCGGTATGGAGGATACATCCAGTTATCCGGAGTATGTTCTCGCAATACATAGCTCTAAGAGACTTTTGGTAGAACAAATTTCTCCTCCTGCATTCGTATTGGCCGATGCGATTATAAGTTTAACTTTAGCGAAAGGACAGCGACAcgag ggaaGAGAAGGTATGACGGCGTATTATTTAACCAAAGGATGGGCTGGTTTGGTGGTAATGGTAGAAAATCGTCATGTTAATAAATGGATACACGTAAAATGTGACTGCCATGAAAGCTATAACGTTGTGTCCACAAGAGGACAGCTCAGAACTGCCGATAGTGTTCCCCCACTTCACAG aCAAGTTATCATAGTCCTAACGCAATTGGAAGGTAGTGGAGGTTTTTCAATAGCACATCGACTCACTCACCGATTAGCGAACAGTGGAAATTTGCACGATTGGGGACCACCCGATACCCAACATCATCCTCAAATAGATACTCAGGTCGAAGGTTTACACAGTCCTCGTTTAATCACGTGA
- the LOC124431481 gene encoding calpain-D-like isoform X1 yields MGSIASVLQWHCSECALINPTESARCARCGLARIRSDDERANRLSQELSTKRGEPPPRRMRQLRRKKEGKDAEEEEEEVGEEGGEELDEEEGASSSSSSSSSSSSSSSSSSSSPSSSSSATSPSSSSSSGSLPPTPPPRLNIHRLDNNTTENHPQVDVHEDTITTTREPTKSLALQFFQRVDKNSSVTNVLKKRPRYGSWCGSISDREPLKRSTSVPSLVTRWTCIRCLLDNSCSSTLVCAACDASFSIAQLDERQIGARKGKKLNQCKAKQEPKVELLKNAVFGHLTKNLNAGYSITYTPSNAKRVYNKGMAQLTSISRSERGRNVREEWTLPTLETMDPTSLPYSDNAETSQRSPKRHSPSMYERVKSKVSRSLSNGSVVQKLSELVIQRPTSLVVSEAHQDDALWSCDNCTLDNAPGLEQCEACEAPRSPAPCSGVVISVPAWETRALSSAGPLSYRRSFSDVNSITNVTQRKTINRRSLNDEEPPAVPPHSIGFTSKPKYSYIGISEPDVPPPLPKKQSSKLGLLATKAHSEATSPVSDVASVSPLKRMWTCQKCSYAYNPLWSVACDICGSPRSPPSLTQPSLITVTKDGASCPMRVQSPIIVSRDSVRYIPPKSATLATAESDLDDQLDPPPSPVWTCKKCTLLNAVSRTTCEACGGSKLKSIMHLEDATLRKGESWVCPSCTLRNPLSAQTCNACKTLADFLEVPKDNRIQGQRSPSPRLCHPANSKVVAQKYRNSVRRNGSSIADKRHSRSKDPSHTQWQCKLCTYENKSTNRTCEMCQSSKTLSEASGDRPRLIEAGTSTLTMQRQESVVMENLRQLEEREALEKWERIVRYCKETNEPFVDDSFPPAPKSLYYNPADTKDNHVVQWRRPHQINVDSSVDSKLPWAVFRTPLPSDISQGVLGNCWLLSALAVLAESDELVRRVLVMRETCPEGAYQVRLCKDGKWTTVLVDDLLPCDKRGHLVYSQAKRKQLWVPLIEKAVAKIHGCYEALVSGRAIEGLATLTGAPCESVPLQPSALPSEDELDKDLIWAQLLSSRQAMFLMGASCGGGNMKVDEEEYQRKGLRPRHAYSVLDVRDVQGIRLLRLRNPWGHYSWKGDWSDDSPIWTPQLREMLMPHGASDGVFWISFDDVLKYFDCIDICKTRVGWSEVRLRGTLPPLSSLRHLSCVLLTVLEPTETEFTLFQEGQRNSEKSQRSQLDLCVVVFRTRSPAAPEVGRLVEHSKRQVRGFVGCHKMLERDLYIVVCLAFNHWHTGMEDTSSYPEYVLAIHSSKRLLVEQISPPAFVLADAIISLTLAKGQRHEGREGMTAYYLTKGWAGLVVMVENRHVNKWIHVKCDCHESYNVVSTRGQLRTADSVPPLHRQVIIVLTQLEGSGGFSIAHRLTHRLANSGNLHDWGPPDTQHHPQIDTQVEGLHSPRLIT; encoded by the exons ATGGGCTCGATCGCATCGGTGTTGCAATGGCATTGCTCGGAGTGCGCTCTGATAAATCCAACGGAGAGCGCCAGATGCGCCAGGTGCGGCCTGGCACGAATCAGGAGCGATGACGAGAGGGCGAACAGACTCAGCCAAGAGTTGAGCACAAAGCGCGGGGAACCTCCTCCGCGCCGGATGAGACAGTTACGTCGTaagaaagaggggaaagacgcggaggaggaggaggaggaggtgggggAGGAGGGTGGAGAAGAACTCGACGAAGAGGAAGgtgcttcttcttcgtcgtcgtcgtcatcgtcatcgtcgtcgtcgtcgtcgtcgtcgtcgtcgtcaccatcatcatcatcgtctgcgacgtcgccgtcgtcgtcatcgtcgtcgggATCATTACCGCCGACGCCACCACCGAGACTCAACATTCATAGGCTCGATAACAATACCACTGAAAATCATCCACAGGTTGACGTCCACGAGGATACGATTACCACTACTCGCGAGCCCACCAAATCCCTCGCACTACAGTTTTTTCAACG CGTTGATAAGAATTCATCTGTAACCAATGTTCTTAAGAAGAGACCACGTTATGGTTCGTGGTGTGGGAGTATCTCTGACAGAGAGCCACTTAAACGATCCACTTCTGTACCTTCCTTAGTGACACGGTGGACCTGCATTCGTTGTTTATTGGATAATAGTTGTAGCTCCACATTGGTTTGTGCAGCCTGCGATGCCAGTTTTTCTATAGCCCAGCTCGATGAAAGACAGATAGGAGCGAGGAAGGGGAAGAAACTTAATCAATGTAAAGCCAAACAAGAACCTAAAGTAGAGTTGTTAAAAAATGCAGTATTTGGACATCTGACCAAAAATTTGAATGCTGGTTATAGTATAACATATACTCCATCTAATGCCAAAAGAGTTTATAACAAAG GTATGGCACAATTGACAAGTATAAGTCGcagtgaaagaggaagaaacgtTCGCGAGGAGTGGACATTACCTACGCTCGAAACAATGGATCCAACGTCGCTTCCCTACTCAGATAATGCGGAAACTTCTCAACGTTCTCCTAAGCGTCACAGTCCTTCTATGTATGAAAGAGTTAAATCCAAAGTGAGTCGTTCTTTATCTAATGGCTCCGTCGTACAAAAGCTCTCTGAACTCGTCATTCAAAGACCCACCAGCTTAGTAGTGTCTGAAGCCCATCAGGATGATGCCTTGTGGAGTTGCGATAATTGTACGCTCGATAATGCACCGGGATTGGAGCAATGTGAAGCGTGCGAAGCACCTAGAAGCCCAGCACCATGCAGTGGTGTTGTTATCAGTGTTCCTGCTTGGGAAACACGTGCACTGTCCTCGGCAGGTCCATTGTCTTATAGACGATCTTTCTCTGATGTCAATTCTATTACAAATGTGACTCAAAGGAAGACAATAAATCGTAGGAGTCTAAACGACGAAGAACCACCAGCGGTACCTCCACATTCCATTGGTTTCACCTCAAAACCAAAGTATTCATATATAGGTATCAGCGAGCCTGATGTTCCACCACCATTGCCAAAGAAGCAAAGCAGCAAATTAGGTTTACTAGCCACCAAGGCACATAGCGAAGCTACCAGCCCTGTTAGTGATGTAGCCAGTGTGAGTCCTTTAAAACGTATGTGGACGTGTCAAAAGTGTTCTTATGCCTACAATCCTCTGTGGTCTGTGGCTTGCGATATTTGTGGTTCCCCTAGATCACCACCTTCTCTCACACAACCTAGTTTAATAACTGTGACGAAGGATGGAGCTAGTTGTCCTATGCGAGTGCAGTCTCCCATTATAGTGTCACGAGACAGTGTCAGATATATCCCACCAAAATCGGCTACCTTGGCTACGGCAGAGTCTGATTTGGACGATCAATTggatcctcctccttctccggTTTGGACTTGTAAGAAGTGTACATTACTTAATGCTGTTTCGCGAACTACGTGCGAAGCATGTGGTGGCTCCAAACTTAAAAGCATAATGCACTTAGAGGATGCTACATTAAGAAAAGGGGAGAGTTGGGTATGCCCCTCGTGTACATTAAGGAATCCGCTGTCAGCACAAACTTGTAATGCCTGTAAAACGTTAGCAGACTTTTTAGAAGTGCCCAAGGACAATAGAATTCAAGGACAAAGAAGTCCAAGTCCAAGACTTTGTCACCCAGCAAATTCAAAAGTTGTTGCccaaaaatatagaaattccGTACGAAGAAACGGTTCTTCGATAGCTGACAAAAGACATTCACGATCTAAAGATCCAAGTCATACTCAA TGGCAATGTAAGTTGTGTACTTATGAAAATAAGAGTACAAACAGAACTTGCGAGATGTGCCAAAGCTCGAAGACCTTATCCGAAGCATCGGGGGATAGACCAAGACTTATCGAAGCTGGTACTAGTACACTTACGATGCAACGTCAGGAAAGTGTGGTAATGGAAAATTTAAGACAATTGGAGGAAAGAGAAGCATTAGAAAAATGGGAGCGTATAGTACGTTATTGTAAAGAG acGAACGAGCCCTTTGTCGACGATTCATTTCCACCAGCTCCAAAATCTTTGTACTATAATCCCGCGGATACGAAAGATAATCACGTAGTTCAATGGAGAAGACCTCATCAAATTAATGTTGACTCGAGCGTCGACTCTAAACTGCCATGGGCCGTTTTTAGAACACCGTTGCCCTCAGATATTTCGCAAGGAGTCTTAGGAAATTGCTGGTTACTTTCAGCTTTGGCCGTATTGGCGGAAAGCGACGAACTCGTAAGAAGGGTTCTCGTGATGAGAGAAACGTGTCCTGAAGGGGCTTATCAAGTTAGACTTTGTAAAGATGGAAAATGGACAACGGTATTGGTCGATGATCTCTTGCCTTGTGACAAAAGAGGTCACTTAGTATATTCACaggcaaaaagaaaacaacttTGGGTACCGTTAATCGAAAAGGCCGTTGCTAAAATTCATGGTTGTTACGAAGCTTTAGTATCGGGCAGAGCTATAGAAGGTTTGGCTACGTTAACCGGTGCACCATGCGAAAGTGTACCTTTGCAACCTTCGGCATTACCAAGTGAAGATGAACTTGATAAGGATCTAATTTGGGCACAACTTTTGTCATCGAGACAAGCTATGTTTTTGATGGGTGCTAGCTGTGGCGGTGGTAATATGAAAGTCGACGAAGAAGAGTATCAAAGAAAAGGTTTAAGGCCAAG GCACGCTTATTCCGTACTTGATGTACGTGACGTTCAG GGAATACGTTTGTTAAGATTACGAAACCCCTGGGGTCATTACAGCTGGAAAGGAGATTGGTCAGACGACAGTCCTATATGGACTCCGCAATTGCGAGAAATGTTAATGCCACACGGTGCTTCGGACGGTGTGTTTTGGATTTCCTTTGACGacgttttaaaatatttcgattgcATAGATATATGCAAAACTAGAGTTGGTTGGAGCGAAGTTAGATTACGTGGTACGCTACCGCCTTTATCATCTCTCAGGCATTTATCGTGCGTATTGTTAACAGTATTAGAACCAACTGAGACTGAATTCACATTATTCCAAGAGGGTCAAAG GAATTCTGAAAAGTCACAACGTTCTCAGTTAGATCTATGTGTGGTTGTATTTCGCACGCGATCACCAGCGGCACCAGAAGTGGGGAGATTGGTAGAGCATAGTAAGCGGCAGGTACGAGGATTCGTTGGATGTCACAAAATGTTAGAAAGGGACTTGTATATAGTCGTATGTTTGGCATTTAATCATTGGCATACCGGTATGGAGGATACATCCAGTTATCCGGAGTATGTTCTCGCAATACATAGCTCTAAGAGACTTTTGGTAGAACAAATTTCTCCTCCTGCATTCGTATTGGCCGATGCGATTATAAGTTTAACTTTAGCGAAAGGACAGCGACAcgag ggaaGAGAAGGTATGACGGCGTATTATTTAACCAAAGGATGGGCTGGTTTGGTGGTAATGGTAGAAAATCGTCATGTTAATAAATGGATACACGTAAAATGTGACTGCCATGAAAGCTATAACGTTGTGTCCACAAGAGGACAGCTCAGAACTGCCGATAGTGTTCCCCCACTTCACAG aCAAGTTATCATAGTCCTAACGCAATTGGAAGGTAGTGGAGGTTTTTCAATAGCACATCGACTCACTCACCGATTAGCGAACAGTGGAAATTTGCACGATTGGGGACCACCCGATACCCAACATCATCCTCAAATAGATACTCAGGTCGAAGGTTTACACAGTCCTCGTTTAATCACGTGA